The Candidatus Poribacteria bacterium DNA window ATTTAGAGGATAACAACCATTACGGGCACTTCCAACTTGCTGTGAGTACCTGGGCTTCTGAGAAGGATCGAGAGAAGACTTTACATCATTTAAAAGTCGCTCAGGACTGCTATGTGTTAAGTTCCTATAATCAGGATACTTACTATCCCACTTTCCTTGAGACCGCTGAATTTTCGGACGTAAAAGATGATGAAGCTTTTTTGGAGGTTCTTGGGCAAAAGTAGGATAACAGTAATTCAGGTGGTTGGTAATGCCTGAAGACCCATCCGATTTTAAGCATATCGGTGAACATTTTCGGGTTCTGATACAGGAAAAGGTGCAGCAATGAAACTTCGTGATGCTATCACCGCCGGCGTAAAGCCCCTCGCGCAAAATAAACTCCGTGCAGGCTTGTCCATTCTCGGCATCTTCATCGGGATTGCGGGGGTGCTGTGTATGATCGCTATCGGCGATGGTGCGAAGCGCATCATCGCTCAAAACCTTGAAATGATGGGGGGTGCCAATCAAATCGCATTCTGGACACGGACGACTATTTGGAAAGGTCCTCGGCTTGTCCGACGCACTACGGAGCGATATACCCTTGAGGACGCTTCTGCAGTTGAGGCAGAATGCCCCGATGTGCTGTATGTCTTACCTAAAGTGGAAGACTTCAACACCTTTGTTAGCAGTCGAAACGGGAATCAAGCGAAAACGCGTTTAGAAGGTATCACAACAGACTATGCCCTCGGCATGGGATGGGACGTTCATGCCGGTAGATTCTTTTCCGACAGTGATATCGAAAATGCGAAGCAGGTCTGCGTCTTGGGTGCTAACACCGCCAGTGAGCTTTTTGGAAAGACATCCCCCATTGGACAAGAGGTGAAGGTTCGGTATCATTGGCGGCAATCGCAGATGGGGTCTATCCAGCACTGCGGGCGGCGCAGCTTTCACCTACCGATGCACTCCACACCGAGAATTAACATTTACGCCGTCCATCCAGCCACGTCCTGCAAATTCCTAACGCAGAAAGCATTCCATTTTTTTTTGCATTCCCTACATCTCCGTGTTATAATATATACCGTTGCTTGATAAAAGGCTACCCCCTGATAAATGTGTTCCACTTTTGGCGCAGCTTGCAAGCCAAAACTTGCTGTTAAAAATGAAGGTGCAGCGATGTTAATATTTAAGGGACGGCTGAAACATCTGAAAAATGACAACATCGGGATGTTTGACCTCGCTTCCATCGGGATAACGCTTGCGCTCGCGATATGTATCGGCTATTTCGGGGGCAAGTGGATCGGTGGCAAATTAGGCAACGCAGCAGTTGGATCCTACATCGGTTTCGGAATGGGGGTTACCGCTGGATTCA harbors:
- a CDS encoding ABC transporter permease translates to MKLRDAITAGVKPLAQNKLRAGLSILGIFIGIAGVLCMIAIGDGAKRIIAQNLEMMGGANQIAFWTRTTIWKGPRLVRRTTERYTLEDASAVEAECPDVLYVLPKVEDFNTFVSSRNGNQAKTRLEGITTDYALGMGWDVHAGRFFSDSDIENAKQVCVLGANTASELFGKTSPIGQEVKVRYHWRQSQMGSIQHCGRRSFHLPMHSTPRINIYAVHPATSCKFLTQKAFHFFLHSLHLRVIIYTVA
- a CDS encoding AtpZ/AtpI family protein — its product is MLIFKGRLKHLKNDNIGMFDLASIGITLALAICIGYFGGKWIGGKLGNAAVGSYIGFGMGVTAGFMEMFRSVARWNRQLERLEKQRRTTSEQTQDTEEE